A section of the Bacillus sp. HSf4 genome encodes:
- a CDS encoding autorepressor SdpR family transcription factor codes for MNQTFKALADPTRRQILNLLKDRDLTAGEISGHFQMSKPSISQHLKILKQAELIQDEKKGQFIIYSLNTTMFQDIISWAFSFTEQTDQNEGDTK; via the coding sequence ATGAATCAAACTTTTAAAGCTTTAGCTGATCCGACGAGAAGACAAATATTGAATCTTTTAAAAGACCGGGATTTGACCGCCGGTGAAATTTCCGGGCATTTTCAAATGTCAAAGCCGAGTATTTCTCAGCATTTGAAAATCTTAAAACAGGCCGAATTAATCCAGGATGAAAAAAAAGGCCAGTTCATCATTTACTCATTGAATACCACCATGTTTCAAGACATCATCAGCTGGGCATTCAGTTTTACTGAACAAACAGATCAGAACGAAGGGGATACAAAATGA
- a CDS encoding MBL fold metallo-hydrolase: MSDPYMPLTSIKSGVLEEYAEGVYGLTVQIVNVYFIFDPDTREAILIDAGMPQSASSILKEAEERFGSDFCLKAIILTHGHFDHVGALEELLDKWPVPVYAHPKEMPYLTGKADYPPAKPEVKSGLVAKLSPLFPRHSINISSHVKPLDEDGSVPFLSGWKWVETPGHTPGHVSLFRQSDRTLIAGDAITTVEQESLFEVAIQKQELNGPPAYFTMDWPQAADSIRKLADLGPASLLTGHGVPMKGDDFSRELFSLSDHLPASQS; this comes from the coding sequence ATGAGTGATCCTTATATGCCGCTGACTTCGATTAAAAGCGGTGTTTTAGAGGAGTATGCTGAAGGAGTTTACGGGTTAACCGTTCAGATTGTAAACGTCTATTTTATTTTTGATCCTGATACGCGTGAAGCCATTTTGATCGATGCGGGAATGCCTCAATCTGCTTCGTCCATCTTAAAGGAGGCGGAGGAGCGATTTGGGAGTGATTTTTGCCTGAAAGCGATCATTCTGACACACGGGCATTTCGATCATGTCGGCGCATTGGAAGAGCTGTTGGACAAATGGCCGGTTCCCGTATACGCCCATCCGAAAGAAATGCCGTATTTAACGGGAAAAGCGGATTATCCGCCCGCCAAGCCGGAAGTAAAAAGCGGGCTGGTCGCCAAGCTTTCACCATTGTTTCCACGGCATTCCATCAATATTTCATCCCATGTCAAGCCGCTTGACGAAGACGGCTCCGTCCCATTCCTTTCCGGATGGAAATGGGTGGAGACACCAGGTCATACACCTGGACATGTTTCGCTTTTCCGGCAGTCAGACAGAACATTGATCGCGGGTGATGCCATTACAACCGTTGAGCAAGAATCCCTTTTTGAGGTGGCGATCCAAAAGCAGGAGCTAAACGGACCGCCCGCATATTTTACGATGGATTGGCCGCAAGCGGCCGATTCGATTCGCAAGCTGGCTGATCTCGGACCGGCGTCTCTGTTGACCGGACACGGCGTACCGATGAAGGGAGACGACTTTTCCCGAGAGCTTTTCAGCCTGTCCGACCACCTGCCTGCTTCACAGTCGTAA
- the map gene encoding type I methionyl aminopeptidase yields MIVTNDQELEGLKKIGRIVALAREEMKEKAAPGMSTKELDLIGKQVLEAHGAASAPEKEYDFPGTTCISVNDEVAHGIPSKSTILQEGDLINIDISAEFGGYYSDTGISFVLGKGDETLHKLCECAESAFQKGLLQARAGKKQNQIGRAVYNEAKANGFTVIKNLTGHGIGKSLHEAPNHILNYFDPFDNALFKNGTVIALEPFVSTKAEHTIEAGDGWTFKTPDGSFVAQIEHTIVITKDEPIILTQLD; encoded by the coding sequence GTGATTGTAACGAATGACCAAGAGCTTGAAGGGCTCAAAAAAATCGGCAGAATCGTCGCTTTGGCACGGGAGGAAATGAAGGAAAAAGCAGCTCCCGGCATGAGCACAAAAGAGCTTGACCTCATTGGAAAACAAGTGCTTGAAGCCCACGGAGCAGCTTCAGCTCCGGAAAAGGAATACGATTTCCCGGGAACGACATGCATCAGTGTAAATGATGAAGTAGCCCACGGCATCCCGAGCAAATCGACCATTTTACAAGAAGGCGATTTGATCAATATCGACATTTCGGCAGAATTCGGCGGCTACTACTCAGATACCGGCATTTCTTTTGTTCTGGGAAAAGGGGATGAAACGCTGCACAAGCTGTGCGAATGTGCTGAGAGCGCATTTCAAAAAGGCCTATTGCAGGCGCGGGCCGGCAAAAAGCAAAACCAAATTGGCAGAGCCGTATACAATGAAGCGAAAGCAAACGGATTTACCGTCATTAAAAATCTGACGGGACACGGCATTGGCAAAAGCCTCCACGAAGCGCCGAACCATATTTTAAATTATTTCGATCCGTTTGATAATGCATTGTTTAAAAACGGAACCGTCATCGCCCTGGAGCCGTTTGTTTCAACAAAAGCCGAACATACTATAGAAGCCGGTGACGGTTGGACGTTCAAAACGCCCGACGGAAGCTTCGTCGCGCAGATCGAGCATACGATCGTCATCACAAAAGACGAACCGATCATTTTAACACAGCTTGATTGA
- a CDS encoding SdpI family protein, with product MKKHLFPLSMILANLLMWAITYPRMSNQVPIHWSFSGEVDRYASKTEAMLTMMALLVFMYILMILTPKIDPRRKNYQLFAKTYHLIINAMLLIFSLINLLLVMTGLGYDLPTGSIVPVLVGALLIVIGNYLPRVRSNFFFGIKNPWTLSSDAIWKKTHRFAAKVFTAAGLLIAANGLFSLSENLILPIILLTVFAPYLYSYMLFRKENGMNG from the coding sequence ATGAAGAAGCACTTATTTCCACTGTCTATGATTTTAGCTAACCTTTTGATGTGGGCGATCACTTATCCGCGCATGTCCAATCAAGTTCCCATCCATTGGTCATTCTCGGGCGAGGTTGACAGATACGCTTCAAAAACGGAAGCGATGCTCACCATGATGGCCTTGCTTGTTTTTATGTATATCTTAATGATCCTGACGCCAAAGATCGACCCGCGCCGAAAAAACTATCAGCTTTTTGCAAAAACGTATCATCTCATCATCAACGCCATGCTGCTGATCTTTTCCCTGATCAACCTGCTGCTCGTGATGACCGGGCTCGGCTATGACCTGCCGACGGGAAGCATCGTGCCGGTACTGGTGGGCGCTCTTCTCATCGTCATCGGCAATTACCTTCCGAGAGTCCGCTCCAATTTCTTCTTTGGAATCAAAAACCCGTGGACATTGAGCAGTGATGCGATTTGGAAAAAAACCCACAGATTTGCGGCGAAGGTATTTACCGCAGCAGGGCTTCTAATCGCGGCAAACGGCTTGTTTTCTTTAAGCGAAAATCTGATACTGCCCATCATTTTGCTTACCGTTTTTGCACCTTATCTCTATTCCTATATGCTGTTCCGGAAAGAAAACGGCATGAATGGATAA
- a CDS encoding MOSC domain-containing protein, producing MENQKYEILSIYVGQPDTYEFAGKKVETAIVKQAVDKPVFLGRTNFDGDRQADLVHHGGADKAVCVYPAVHYAYWEEVLNKKLPQAAFGENVTVQGLTEKDVCIGDTFKLGEALVQISQPRQPCFKLAKKLNEKDMVLRVRETGYSGFYFRVLQEGIVAPRAQLELVSRDPHEMTVSYANHLMYHDRNNKPAIQRILEVEALSDSWRASFLKQLTA from the coding sequence TTGGAAAATCAGAAATATGAGATTCTGTCGATTTACGTTGGACAGCCGGATACATACGAATTTGCCGGAAAAAAGGTAGAGACGGCGATTGTGAAACAGGCCGTCGACAAGCCCGTGTTTTTGGGCCGCACGAACTTTGACGGAGACAGGCAGGCCGATCTCGTCCACCATGGCGGAGCCGATAAAGCGGTTTGCGTCTATCCGGCGGTTCATTATGCATACTGGGAGGAGGTTCTGAACAAGAAGCTTCCTCAGGCGGCGTTTGGAGAAAATGTGACCGTACAAGGCTTAACAGAAAAAGATGTGTGCATCGGCGATACTTTTAAGCTTGGAGAAGCTCTTGTGCAGATCAGCCAGCCGCGGCAGCCGTGCTTTAAGCTTGCCAAAAAACTGAATGAAAAAGATATGGTATTGAGAGTGAGAGAAACAGGTTACAGCGGATTTTATTTCAGGGTATTGCAAGAAGGGATCGTCGCGCCCCGAGCGCAGCTGGAGCTCGTCTCCCGCGATCCACACGAGATGACCGTCTCATACGCCAACCATCTGATGTATCATGACAGGAATAACAAGCCCGCCATCCAGAGGATTTTGGAGGTCGAAGCTTTGTCAGACAGCTGGAGAGCTTCCTTTTTAAAGCAGCTCACAGCTTAA
- a CDS encoding MBL fold metallo-hydrolase → MIDDSWFTVTDLGGDTFAISEDGHWEHVHSYLLLGADEAYLIDTGLGISSIKKITDKLTSLPVKVITTHVHWDHIGSHGEYDCIYVHEAEKEWLTDGIKGLPIEQIRRDVSRDITKPVPETFSPESYTPYQGEPTAVLKDGDVLGRSSRPLIIYHTPGHSPGHISVFDETTGFLFTGDLLYSGAPVYAFYPTTDPCQLVCSLEKISTLRQVKKVFGGHHQLGLAPDILKEAGRAAHHLKKHRLARHGTGIHEFKSFSVQF, encoded by the coding sequence GTGATTGATGATTCATGGTTTACCGTGACAGATCTGGGCGGGGATACATTTGCGATCAGCGAGGACGGCCATTGGGAGCATGTCCATTCCTACTTGCTTCTGGGAGCGGATGAAGCGTATTTAATCGATACAGGCCTTGGCATTTCCAGCATTAAAAAGATAACGGACAAGCTGACAAGCCTGCCCGTCAAAGTAATTACAACCCATGTGCATTGGGACCACATCGGAAGCCACGGGGAATATGACTGCATTTATGTTCATGAAGCCGAGAAGGAATGGCTCACAGACGGAATCAAAGGGCTTCCCATTGAACAGATCCGCCGCGATGTCTCACGTGACATTACAAAACCGGTGCCTGAGACCTTTTCCCCTGAAAGCTATACTCCGTATCAAGGAGAGCCGACAGCCGTTCTAAAAGACGGCGATGTGCTCGGCAGGAGCTCAAGGCCGCTGATCATTTATCATACACCAGGGCATTCTCCAGGGCACATCTCTGTCTTCGATGAAACGACGGGCTTTTTATTCACCGGCGACCTTCTATATTCGGGAGCCCCCGTCTACGCTTTCTATCCAACGACTGATCCCTGCCAGTTGGTTTGCTCTCTTGAAAAAATATCCACCCTCAGGCAGGTCAAGAAAGTATTTGGCGGACACCATCAGCTTGGACTTGCCCCCGATATTTTAAAGGAAGCCGGGCGCGCCGCACATCATCTAAAAAAACACCGTTTGGCCAGGCATGGAACAGGCATTCATGAATTTAAAAGCTTCAGCGTTCAGTTTTAG
- a CDS encoding nitric oxide synthase oxygenase has translation MEAHEERWNEAKAFIEQCYGELAKSEEEKKLRLHNIQEEIKKTGSYTHTREEIEHGARMAWRNSSRCIGRLFWHSLNVLDHRDVRTEEEVRDALFQHIQLATNSGKIKPFITIFPPEQDGKKKVTIWNHQLIRYAGYETEDGVIGDPASLKLTKVCQALGWKGEGTPFDPLPLVFQVEDRPPVWYELPRAIVKEVALTHPEIAAFRELGLKWYAVPIVADMKLEIGGIHYNAAPFNGWYMGTEIGARNLADTDRYNVLEKVAAVMGLDTVRNASLWKDTALVELNRAVLHSYKKAGVSIVDHHTAASQFKRFEEQEAAEGRELAASWTWLIPPLSPASTHIFHSYYEDREVKPNYFYQEKPYETMKWEE, from the coding sequence TTGGAGGCACATGAAGAACGATGGAATGAAGCAAAGGCCTTCATTGAGCAATGTTACGGAGAGCTGGCAAAATCCGAAGAGGAAAAAAAGCTCCGTTTACATAACATACAAGAGGAAATCAAGAAAACGGGAAGCTACACACACACGCGGGAAGAAATCGAACACGGCGCTCGAATGGCCTGGAGAAACAGCAGCCGCTGCATCGGCAGGCTGTTTTGGCATTCTCTAAACGTCCTTGATCACAGGGACGTCCGAACAGAGGAAGAGGTAAGGGATGCGCTCTTTCAACACATTCAATTGGCGACAAACAGCGGGAAAATCAAACCGTTTATTACCATTTTTCCGCCTGAGCAAGACGGGAAGAAAAAAGTGACCATTTGGAACCATCAGCTGATCAGGTATGCGGGATATGAGACGGAAGACGGCGTGATCGGCGACCCGGCTTCCTTGAAGCTGACAAAAGTCTGTCAGGCGCTTGGCTGGAAAGGCGAGGGAACGCCTTTTGATCCGCTTCCGCTCGTGTTTCAAGTCGAAGACCGTCCGCCAGTCTGGTATGAACTGCCAAGGGCGATTGTGAAAGAGGTGGCGCTCACACACCCTGAGATTGCCGCTTTCCGAGAGCTGGGCCTGAAATGGTATGCCGTCCCGATCGTTGCGGACATGAAGCTGGAAATCGGGGGGATTCATTATAATGCCGCCCCCTTTAACGGCTGGTATATGGGAACGGAAATCGGCGCGCGCAATCTCGCGGATACGGATCGCTACAATGTGCTCGAAAAAGTCGCGGCCGTTATGGGGCTTGATACAGTGCGGAATGCTTCGCTGTGGAAAGACACAGCGCTTGTTGAACTGAACAGGGCAGTCCTCCATTCTTATAAAAAAGCAGGTGTCAGCATCGTTGACCACCATACCGCGGCCAGCCAGTTTAAACGGTTTGAAGAACAGGAAGCCGCAGAGGGAAGGGAGCTTGCTGCAAGCTGGACATGGCTGATTCCGCCGCTATCGCCGGCATCGACCCATATTTTTCACAGCTATTATGAGGATAGAGAAGTCAAACCAAATTATTTCTATCAGGAAAAGCCCTATGAAACAATGAAATGGGAAGAATAA
- a CDS encoding M14 family metallocarboxypeptidase: MNMPKRLQAFLGMTILFAGLLLSDAVHAAETPYYGKNYTQPDQLSSLYPEPEETFQTPAFVKKGEAFTTQEEMMKFIHRLTKKSPYVKMKNLGSSIEKRKIPVLYFTKDERIRTISKKPTVWLQGQIHGNEPAAGEASLAMAEKLAGPYGEQVLEKVNVIIVPRVNPDGSYHFNRRLSSGIDGNRDHVKLESPEVRAIHKEFAKFSPEVAIDAHEYGVGQNEFQQIGDKGALKYHDILILSGKNLNIPEPLRDAADSLYVDGVKEKLDEKGFSNDSYYTTGKSKAGKIEIYEGGTEARIGRNAFALQPALSFLVESRGIDIGRENFARRVAAQVAAHETIIDTTVKHAAEVKHLVAAEKRRLIQKAIKANDEDQVVIKSEFAGPFADTLKMADIASGQAIDVPVQYYSASQSVPTLSRTRPTAYLVLPGHEEIDQKLQDQGLKGVTLKFKQKLTAEAYQVVSKETAGESEGRPVVKVDTKLKLKTKEFPKGTKIYFTAQPQTNLLSIALEPESVDSFVSTGYISSEIGKELPIFRFMSEQKTLHIQE, encoded by the coding sequence ATGAACATGCCAAAACGTCTGCAAGCTTTTCTGGGGATGACGATTTTGTTTGCCGGACTGCTGCTCTCCGATGCGGTTCATGCCGCCGAAACCCCTTACTACGGAAAAAACTACACTCAGCCAGATCAATTGTCTTCACTGTATCCAGAGCCTGAAGAAACCTTTCAAACACCTGCTTTTGTGAAAAAAGGGGAAGCCTTTACGACACAGGAAGAAATGATGAAGTTTATACACAGACTGACAAAAAAAAGCCCGTATGTCAAAATGAAAAATCTCGGTTCTTCAATTGAAAAAAGAAAGATTCCGGTGCTTTATTTTACGAAAGACGAGCGCATTCGCACGATATCCAAAAAGCCGACCGTTTGGCTTCAGGGGCAGATTCACGGAAATGAACCAGCCGCCGGAGAAGCGTCTTTGGCAATGGCCGAGAAATTAGCCGGGCCATACGGTGAGCAAGTCCTTGAGAAGGTCAATGTCATCATCGTGCCGCGAGTGAATCCTGACGGTTCCTATCACTTTAACAGGAGGCTGTCGAGCGGAATCGACGGAAACAGAGACCATGTAAAGCTTGAGTCTCCCGAAGTGCGCGCCATCCATAAGGAATTCGCGAAATTCTCGCCTGAGGTCGCGATTGACGCTCATGAATACGGCGTCGGACAAAACGAATTCCAACAAATCGGTGACAAAGGGGCGTTAAAATACCACGATATTTTGATTTTATCAGGGAAAAATCTGAATATCCCGGAACCGCTGAGGGATGCAGCTGACAGCCTCTATGTGGATGGAGTCAAGGAAAAGCTTGATGAAAAAGGGTTCTCAAATGATTCCTATTATACGACCGGCAAAAGCAAAGCCGGGAAAATAGAGATTTATGAAGGCGGTACAGAGGCGAGAATCGGGCGGAACGCGTTTGCCCTTCAGCCAGCTCTTTCCTTCCTGGTTGAAAGCAGGGGAATCGACATTGGCCGCGAAAATTTCGCACGCAGAGTCGCCGCCCAAGTGGCCGCGCATGAGACCATCATTGATACGACGGTCAAGCATGCGGCCGAAGTCAAGCATCTCGTCGCCGCAGAAAAACGAAGGCTCATCCAAAAAGCGATAAAGGCAAATGACGAGGATCAGGTCGTCATCAAAAGCGAATTTGCCGGACCATTTGCAGATACGCTCAAAATGGCTGATATCGCCTCAGGACAAGCCATCGATGTGCCAGTTCAATATTACAGCGCCAGCCAATCTGTTCCAACGCTGTCGCGTACACGGCCGACGGCCTATCTCGTTCTGCCGGGGCATGAGGAAATCGATCAGAAACTGCAAGATCAGGGGCTTAAAGGCGTGACGCTGAAGTTTAAGCAAAAGCTCACCGCCGAAGCTTATCAGGTTGTCTCCAAGGAAACGGCGGGGGAATCCGAAGGCCGGCCTGTCGTAAAAGTGGACACAAAACTTAAACTTAAGACAAAAGAGTTTCCAAAGGGAACAAAAATCTATTTCACCGCTCAGCCGCAAACCAACCTTTTATCGATCGCGCTTGAGCCTGAATCGGTGGACAGCTTTGTCAGCACAGGCTATATTTCGTCTGAAATAGGCAAAGAGCTCCCGATCTTTCGCTTTATGTCCGAGCAAAAGACGCTTCATATTCAAGAATAA
- a CDS encoding acylphosphatase encodes MLQYRIIVDGRVQGVGFRYFVQMEADKHKLTGWVRNLDDGAVEIRAEGPEESLKHFLNAVQKGSPFSKVTNVKVEETKHIDGYQKFNISY; translated from the coding sequence ATGCTTCAATATCGAATCATCGTCGATGGAAGGGTCCAAGGCGTCGGCTTTCGCTATTTCGTGCAAATGGAAGCAGACAAACACAAACTAACCGGCTGGGTGCGGAATCTTGACGACGGTGCTGTGGAAATCCGTGCCGAAGGGCCTGAGGAAAGCCTGAAACATTTCTTAAATGCCGTACAAAAAGGAAGTCCATTCTCAAAAGTAACGAACGTGAAAGTGGAAGAAACAAAACACATCGATGGCTATCAAAAATTTAATATCAGCTATTAA
- a CDS encoding VanZ family protein, with the protein MLFVDLLIPGIILSFIYFLYDVVKNRKRTSFFRKIVFASFLIYLCAVFQLTMGGIHVPDQEFAAIDAQLIPFYFVGDLFQMYQAAGFDWFFWHAARLTFYNVLLLAPLGVYLSLLWRHLSIKSAAILLFLTSFFIECLQLVLSAAGMIAVRTFNVDDLILNTLGGVIGFCLCTYMLRVIGKRLPAKNLYI; encoded by the coding sequence ATGTTGTTTGTTGATTTGTTGATTCCCGGTATCATCTTATCTTTTATCTACTTTCTGTATGACGTTGTCAAAAATCGAAAAAGGACAAGCTTTTTCAGAAAAATCGTTTTTGCCAGTTTCCTCATTTACTTGTGCGCCGTCTTTCAGCTGACGATGGGCGGAATTCATGTTCCTGATCAGGAATTCGCAGCGATCGATGCTCAGCTCATTCCGTTTTATTTTGTGGGCGACTTGTTTCAAATGTATCAGGCGGCCGGATTCGACTGGTTTTTTTGGCATGCCGCCCGCCTCACGTTTTACAATGTATTGCTCCTCGCACCTTTAGGTGTTTATCTTTCGCTTTTATGGAGACATCTATCTATTAAAAGCGCGGCCATCCTGCTGTTTTTGACGAGCTTTTTCATCGAATGTCTGCAGCTAGTCCTGTCAGCGGCGGGAATGATCGCGGTGAGAACGTTTAATGTTGATGATTTAATCCTGAACACGCTTGGCGGTGTCATCGGTTTTTGCCTCTGTACATATATGCTTCGCGTCATCGGGAAAAGGCTTCCTGCGAAAAATCTCTATATTTAG
- a CDS encoding YflJ family protein, producing the protein MHYGSKGWYVEELKKLGMTKYEGRKLQSYKAHFLANLFDSMKK; encoded by the coding sequence ATGCATTACGGAAGCAAAGGCTGGTATGTAGAAGAACTGAAAAAGCTAGGGATGACGAAGTATGAAGGAAGAAAGCTTCAAAGCTATAAAGCACACTTTTTAGCCAATCTGTTCGACAGCATGAAAAAATAA